Within Bdellovibrionales bacterium, the genomic segment AAAATCTTTAGTAGCCTTCAAGTCTTCGATCGACGCAGAAGTATCCTTCAACTTTGGGGCAATATAGTACGATACAACCTCCTTTAAAAACCTCGCTGACCTGTCTCGAAGGTAGGATTGTATCTCTGGAGTTTTTCCCCGCTTTGATAGGTAATAAAGACTAGCAGTGAAGCCGATAAATTCCTGAAAGAGGTAGTGGTCATTTCGCTTTGCCGCCCTTACCGCAATTCCAATAGGTAGATATGCAACTTTCTTCAAGACATCTAGATTTTCACCTTCAATAGAGGCCTCCATGAGATCCCTCACGTCTTCAACCAACCATCGAGTTTCCGTCCAACCGCCAAATAGTGAGGTCCTTTCCTTGAGTGCATCATCAAATGAATATTTTCCGCCCTTACTTTGCAAATATGTTACAAAGCCACTCGCTAGCTCCTTGTAAATCTCGCAACAATCCTCAATAGTCGATAGATCACGTTCACGCATCGCTACCAGAAACTGATCTCTGACCCCAGCCAACTCTCTGCGAACTTCCTCTGAAAATGAGTCTTCGCTAGAAAATCGAAAGGTTTTTTGAGCTAGCTCCTCCAAAATTTTCAGATCTTTATCATCATTAACCAGCGACCTCTTGAAGCAAATTAACGATGAATCATCGTCGGATATTTGTTGAAATGGAAGCTTAAGAAGATATCTCGATTGATCCTTCGACATCTTTGTTTTACCGGCCTCTGCGATCATTCCTCCATCTTCAACAGCAATTCCAACATCTGTCTTTACATTCGAATCACTCTTGAAAGTAACCCCTTTTGCTAGACCCAACTTTTCCAACCTCTCAGCCAGTTCTTTGAGCAGACAGAGATTAATATCAACAATGTTTCCCCTTCTCTCAGTCTTGATCACAAAATAGTCGTCGGAATCCTTGTATGGCTTCCACGGATTGTACTGAAGCAAAATCCTTTCATCCTTAAGTCGCGCTAGCAGCTCGTTATGAGAGAGCCGCTCTCTCATCGCAAATTCCGTACTCTTTAAAAGTCGCTCCCTTAAAAGTGCGATTCTTTTTTTGAGAAAGCGATTCTTACTAAGCAAAACAGAAATTGTTCGGCTCAAAGAAAAAATTGTCAATAATCCAACAACAACCACTGAAATCCACGAAAACAAATTTGCATCGAAAAAAACGAATGAAAAAAAGACAAGAATTTCAACAACGGCAAGCGGGTAAAGAAAGCTCTCTCTTAATATAACCCTGGCACGATCTTTAGATAAATCATCACGAAGGGTTTCGGCGGCAAAGATCAAAAGAGCAAAAATAATTGCCCCAATACCAGTATGAATTGCGATAAGGCTGTCTCTGCCAACATCTGGCAGCGCATAAAATAAAATACGAAAAAGATCATGCAGAAAAGTCCCGCCCCAAAATTCATGGTCCGGGCACCGAGTGGGTAGAAAATCCCAAATATTTACTGATTTAGAAATCGCAAACAATACATTCGGAATAAAGACCGAAAAGAAAAGTATGCTAAATCCACGCTTGGACGGAATGTATAGAATGCTGAATAGTTCCTCGCGACTGAATGTGGCCGTCGATTCATCTTTAAACTTTTTGGATACAATTGTGGCTAAAGAGCAACTGTCGTCTCTCAAAATTTTTTTGCTAAATCTATTGAACACAAACCTTAAATTCACTTCTCAGACTTTCCTTCATCCTTGTTAGAGTCAACACAGTACCGAAAAATCTAGCCAATTCCCCTCATCAACTCATCCGCCCTTACTTCAAGGCTCCGAGCAACCTTGAATACCGTGGTGAGATTTACGTTCTTTTGCCCAGCTTCAATACGCTGCCAGTGCTGACGCGACTTGATCGGCATGTCGTCGCCGGTCACATCGTAAACCGTTAGTTTCTTCCTCTCGCGCAACTCTCGTACCCGTTCCCCAAAAGCACGCAAAATTTTCTTATCGGCCTGGGAAATTAGGGCCGTTCCTCTTTTTACCGCCAAGAGACCTCCTCCATCAAGCGCATGATCGTATGCACTTGATTCTCGACGTCTTTTGTGGTTGATGTGCGTATGATCGTATGCAGTAGGGAGCCGCTATGAACATCGAGCTAACTAACGAACCACCGAACTGGCTCCAGCAGTGGCGCTCACGGGCCGGATTGGAAGCTCACGAGGCGGATCGGGCACTCGACCTCAAGCCAGGGACAATCGCTCATTACGAAGAGTCG encodes:
- a CDS encoding DUF2214 family protein, whose protein sequence is MNLRFVFNRFSKKILRDDSCSLATIVSKKFKDESTATFSREELFSILYIPSKRGFSILFFSVFIPNVLFAISKSVNIWDFLPTRCPDHEFWGGTFLHDLFRILFYALPDVGRDSLIAIHTGIGAIIFALLIFAAETLRDDLSKDRARVILRESFLYPLAVVEILVFFSFVFFDANLFSWISVVVVGLLTIFSLSRTISVLLSKNRFLKKRIALLRERLLKSTEFAMRERLSHNELLARLKDERILLQYNPWKPYKDSDDYFVIKTERRGNIVDINLCLLKELAERLEKLGLAKGVTFKSDSNVKTDVGIAVEDGGMIAEAGKTKMSKDQSRYLLKLPFQQISDDDSSLICFKRSLVNDDKDLKILEELAQKTFRFSSEDSFSEEVRRELAGVRDQFLVAMRERDLSTIEDCCEIYKELASGFVTYLQSKGGKYSFDDALKERTSLFGGWTETRWLVEDVRDLMEASIEGENLDVLKKVAYLPIGIAVRAAKRNDHYLFQEFIGFTASLYYLSKRGKTPEIQSYLRDRSARFLKEVVSYYIAPKLKDTSASIEDLKATKDFITYIMILLSELLKAMVDQDDSEMFDSYLRVVLTGLSEDRYFKGRHEVDGLEWQLKHGNVVGEDRERLELRLSRQRALLAIDEEITKRRRQLMFGLGSWLLAERTKKSFFDKVSIHLPTNPIDITELFAETCNFKTEDFWNWDRWEVVADGQVHAIDFHSKLSRLYVLRMLTALSTVSDEQYLNLKLPINRDFSSMCRPDGPLENMIKTFIESRDQWSDYLSPVAFGQGDRLRGLLADVVKRQDIADADEKINTNISPEVVDKFRHENVRAYKERVRLRPIISTFGRIDSQANDPTSGKGPRFGISIVDDKATFFEEWHVHYMGRDDHYGEQMSSGEDATIYKKIAAKCELKSESIEAIINSLAWKADAVLLCTRMASRSLYKLNGFVPSWHRNSRKLEIENLAGTIELDSGYIPVFEIYTRDSSAEAIILNKNKFPSIEQKWPLDKDESREFVIDHFYFRVQQFSGNESLLKDMLDKPSKWLVEIGNKDAQRRHLEERALIHFFQRFCVVFPDGFDGVKCRIEEEE
- a CDS encoding helix-turn-helix transcriptional regulator, with translation MAVKRGTALISQADKKILRAFGERVRELRERKKLTVYDVTGDDMPIKSRQHWQRIEAGQKNVNLTTVFKVARSLEVRADELMRGIG
- a CDS encoding helix-turn-helix transcriptional regulator, whose protein sequence is MNIELTNEPPNWLQQWRSRAGLEAHEADRALDLKPGTIAHYEESGFSRTPLRNISKLAKLYTVSPFELYGAVEQESQRIRESKNPHS